The Pomacea canaliculata isolate SZHN2017 linkage group LG14, ASM307304v1, whole genome shotgun sequence genomic sequence ATCAACACGTTTCAGCTTACCTGATGAAAGCAGGATGTAACGCGATGTATTCCATTACTTTTCGCATGTGCCAGCTTCCGGTTACTTACAAACAGCAACAGCTACCGATGATTTCCACACAACAGCACTCTGAGAGactgtcaaaggtcagtaacGGCCCAGCGCTACTTGTATGTGCTCACAATAATAACCGCATTGAGATCTTACATAAAACTTAATTTACTTTTGTGCATATGTCTTCACATCTATTTTGTATACCAAAAACATACTAAAACAAATCAAGACTATTTTTATATCTAAATTATATAAAGTTTTGAtactttattattgtaatatcCGATCATGTAATTGTTGTCGATGTCAGCGGTGTCTAAAGTACAAACATCCGAATGTCCACCAGGCTGCGTACATCCGATGCCCCGctaatcacttcactcacgtgttCCTGGCTTGTGATAAGAACTCTGCCTGTTGGTCTGGTAACTATGGCGACAAGTCTTTCTGTTCggcaccactgacgtcacttccgccgttcTTTAAGTGCAGCGGTGTGCAGGATAGTGTCCCCTACACGTTAGTGTGTGACCATcggcctgactgtaaagacgGGAGTGACGAGGACTTCTGCTTCTTCCCACAATGTAATAGTTCATCGTCTTTTCACTGCAGCGGTAAACAGGTTTGTCTTAtcatttctttactttaaaataaaagctacagaTAATGAAAGTCGAGTTTAAATTTTAGCTACCTGTACTGAAGTTTTGAACAAAATCCCCTCGGTTTTTGATAGTCTTACGATATAATTATACTTATGTCCAAAAGGTAGCAATGGTTTCAGGATACCGGCACGTTTTTCACTtttgcaaaggaaaacaaagtctgATTAGGAACTTAGAAAAAGAAGCAGCCTGTCTCGTAGAGTCGAACACGATCCTGACATGCGCAATGTCACTGTCGAGAAGACGGAAAACTTGAGATTGAGAGTAAACACATACTTCCCGTTGGATTTAGATTAtgtcatttaataaataaatattttggcattcttaatccattcaaaagtttttctttacatttaccttcagaaattatttttaatctacAATTCGACTATTATTACTTTACTATGTTAATGAAACTTTTCTGAAGAAAGCGTGTACTGTTTAAGCTTATCTtcaaatttccttttctttaattttttaaaaataataaacaccgGTTACGTAGTATAACGCACACATAAGTAACTAAAAAATAGTATACCTAATTAATACCTAAttaacacataaacaaatattttaccatATGCTTTCGTATTTCGCGTCACAACTTATCAATGACTTCCTGCTTTAGGTATTacggttttctttttgttgtccTGAAAAATCACTATGGGCATGAGTAACAGATAAATTTAATGCAAGTCATGTGCAAATGTCAATATTGTTAGCCTtctacaaaatttgttttaatgagacaGGAATAATACCATGTATCGTGTCGGCAGTGTGTTGATCAGAGTAAAGTCTGTGACAATCAAGTGGATTGTGATGACAACAAAGACGAAGACTTGTGTCACACGGAatccttcaaaacaatttatttcgAGGACATATTTTATACACCACCTTTAAGACTTACATTTCAAGAAGGACTGTTAACTTTGACTGATTACAACTCGTCTGAAATGTCGACATTTACTTGTCCTGATACCGACTTCACGTGTGTCAGCCTTCAGCaggtttgtctgcctgtctacctcCGTTGTAACGGGATgaacgactgtcctggtcacgaagacgaggcggcatgtgacaggtacacgtgtccaggcttctaccgctgccgcgcctctcaggtgtgtgttcacgagagtcacgtgtgtgacgggatctaccattgtcctcaacgtgatgatgaaatactgtgtaatgaaacatgtccacacaactgtgtctgtcacggctTGGCCTTCAtttgttctgacattttcaatGCCGCTGACTATTCTAACATTCGCTATCTGGATGCCAGCGGGACTTTGATGACCCTCGCTCATCTGTGGAACAACACCTTCCTCGTTCATCTCAGTCTGGTCCGCTGTAAACTCAATGAACTGCATGAAGTCGTTTTGCCTAATCTCCGTATTGTGGATCTGAGCTACAATGAGTTAACTCACATAACGAGCAGCCATTTTGCTGGTCTGACAAATATTGAGTATTTGAAGATAAGTAATAATCCTTTAAAACGAATTTACTTGCAGGATTACGTTTACACAAATCCTCTAAAATTGTTAGAGCTATCGCATATCACAATATCAGAAATTGACTTTGCGATGTTCACCTATTTTTCGCATTTAACTGTGTTAAATCTCTCTGGTAGTCAGATAAAGCACGTGACAGGAAAAGGCTTTGGTAAAATGAATAATCTGCGCATGCTCGATCTGCGACAATGTCCAATCACACATTTTCCAAAGGAAATATTCCAGGCTCTGTCCCGACTGGACACTGTttatgctgacaactacaagctgtgctgtccggcaatactaccccgagggttcaacgtgctcaactgtcacgctccctcCAATGAAGTGTCTTCGTGTGACGATCTACTTCGCTCCAACCTGTACCGCGTGgcactcgccatctttgcctcgctctcgtTACTGGGAAATGTCGGCACACTGCTTTACCGCTTGATCTTCCACAAAACCACAGGTGACATCGGGTATGATGTCttcgtcaccaacctgtgtgtggccgACTGTCTCATGGGTGTGTATTTATTGGTTATCGGTGTCGCAGATTACAGGTACAGAGGCTCTTACCTGTGGGAGGATGTCGACTGGAGGAACAGCGGCTTGTGCAAGGTTACAGGCTTCGTGTGTTTATTGTCAATGGAGATGTCTGTGTTTATGATCTTTTTAATCACTACAGACCGCTTTTTAGTTCTTCGTTTTCCTTttagttcttttcattttaataaacgTTCAGCACAGCTTACATGTGGACTTGTGTGGCTTGCAGGTCTGACCTTAGCTGTGACCccttgtcttcctgtgacgtcacactggcagttttacagccagactagtaTTTGTATTCCGCTTCCTACCTCCAGGGTTGATTTCCCTGGTCGTAAATATTCGTTTACTGTTATAGTTGTCTTGAATTTTAtgtgttttcttgttatttttgtggGTCAGGTCCTTATTTACTGGTCTATTCGCGCGACCTCCATGTGTGTGTCCAGCACATCCAAAGCTACTAAAGACATTACTGTAGCACGACGGCTAATCACTGTAGTAATGTCGGACTTTTTGTGCTGGTTTCCTGTCGGTTTAACGGGAATTCTCGCGACCTATGACATTCCTATCTCGGGAGAGGTCAATGTggcgatggctatttttattttgcctgttAACTCCGCATTGAACCCCTTCCTTTACACgtttaacatttatttggagAGGAGACGACGAGCTGGAGAagtagaaagacaaaaatggaTAATGTGTCAACTGAAATCGCAGAGGATTGTAAGACAGAGGGTGTTTAAGACCTAAACAAAACTCCGTGCCCTAAACTTTGTAAAGGCAATTGTTGTAAATTTAAAGAATCAAaatgtctgggtttttttccttattatttttctttacatttttatttactcttgcaatttcttaaaatttcctttgttttggAAGGCTTGTTATCTCCAAAATTCTAATCATTCTTCAATTTGAACTTTCGTTGAAATCGATAGGTACGTATGGCTAATTGATTATTTCTGTgttattcctttcttttctttgcgtTTGTTTTATGCAGACTTGCTTACTGCAAATCCTTGCTTGCGGGCtgcctgtataccttcttcacaaactccacaAAGTACTgaagtctgctgcacgtctggtgcttagagcaggacacgtgaccacaccacccctctccttatttttctactttagTTTCCCATCCGTTTTCATCCAGTACagactgtccgtgctgtgttttaattacTTAACTGGCACCTTCTCTGGTTATTTCACTGAActgctcttcttttttgtcCCTACCAGACACTCTACTCCTCATCTGATGattgtctccttactcttcctgtcaccagaacaacaacaacaaacggccacaggatttttagttattaaaATTTCGATTTTTGGTTAtcatggaactctctccctttccatatccccAACCTACGACAATTAAATCCTTTAAGCGtgcactgaagacacacctcttccttaaaCATCACACTTAACAACCTATCCCATAATACCAGTCCTTTTTAACACCCTTCCTagaacaatatcatgttactcttagCTCTTGTACTTGTTATCTGGttccttttgtgttttctgtatttgattataTTATTGATTTTgtaggttgtttattcttttatagttttatatgttacttgttttcctgtcgctcgtatgctgtccatgttttgtttttgttcttaagagctatgagcatgctccttaggagtgtgagtatgcgctttacaaattttgcattattattattattatttattattattattattattattattattattattattattattacgctTCATTTAAGGAAATGTTTTCAGAAGTACTGAGCAAATGTACAAAGGTGCGTAAAAAATCCCTATAAGAAATTGACTTTTAAATCCTGAGGAAAACTTACTGTCCTGACAAATggcaaaatattcaaaacatgaGCAAAACATAGAAACAGGAGCTCAATACAACATGCAACTTTTCTTTCATATAAATGGAGACAACTTTCTTTATAAGGTAttaatatatgtttgttttctgttttctttgtaattttatgtgtgcgtgtggtatatgcgtgtgtgtgtgcgcgtgtaaaTGAATTAATAT encodes the following:
- the LOC112555546 gene encoding relaxin receptor 2-like, whose translation is MAFNITTLPESSRPHLEINFHSSTSGDIGYDVFVTNLCVADCLMGVYLLVIGVADYRYRGSYLWEDVDWRNSGLCKVTGFVCLLSMEMSVFMIFLITTDRFLVLRFPFSSFHFNKRSAQLTCGLVLIYWSIRATSMCVSSTSKATKDITVARRLITVVMSDFLCWFPVGLTGILATYDIPISGEVNVAMAIFILPVNSALNPFLYTFNIYLERRRRAGEVERQKWIMCQLKSQRIVRQRVFKT